A window of Rhodococcus sp. SGAir0479 contains these coding sequences:
- a CDS encoding FAD-binding oxidoreductase — protein sequence MEQQTWTATVVEHHRLRKDLAVVRLIGEPVPFRAGQYVDVTVPQFPNLPRRLSPALPPSLDGKLEFHVRTVPGGWVSRHIVENTTPGDRWQISSPRGELAVDENGPTVVMVAGGTGLAPLRSIILDLTQVPNPPQVYLFVGGRTVQDLYASDMLWVLTQQLPWLTTVPVVEDITGPADSDEWYDRIVAQVGPIDFHEDDLLEGTLAQVVPEHGAFVDHQVLVCGSPAMVQSTRERLIATGTPAESIRTDPV from the coding sequence ATGGAGCAGCAGACCTGGACCGCGACCGTCGTCGAACATCACCGCCTGCGCAAGGATCTCGCGGTGGTCCGCCTCATCGGCGAGCCGGTCCCGTTCCGCGCCGGGCAGTACGTCGACGTCACCGTCCCGCAGTTCCCGAACCTGCCGCGGCGACTCTCGCCCGCGCTGCCGCCGTCGCTCGACGGCAAACTCGAGTTCCACGTCCGGACCGTGCCGGGCGGGTGGGTGAGCCGGCACATCGTCGAGAACACCACCCCCGGCGACCGGTGGCAGATCTCCTCGCCCCGAGGCGAACTCGCGGTCGACGAGAACGGACCGACGGTGGTGATGGTCGCCGGCGGCACCGGCCTGGCGCCGCTGCGCTCGATCATCCTGGACCTGACGCAGGTGCCGAACCCCCCGCAGGTCTACCTCTTCGTCGGCGGGCGCACGGTCCAGGACCTCTATGCGTCGGACATGCTGTGGGTCCTCACCCAGCAGTTGCCGTGGCTCACCACGGTGCCCGTCGTCGAGGACATCACCGGACCGGCCGACTCCGACGAGTGGTACGACCGCATCGTCGCGCAGGTCGGGCCCATCGACTTCCACGAGGACGACCTGCTCGAGGGCACGCTGGCCCAGGTCGTCCCCGAGCACGGCGCGTTCGTCGACCACCAGGTGCTGGTGTGCGGATCGCCGGCGATGGTGCAGTCGACGCGAGAGCGCCTGATCGCCACCGGAACCCCGGCCGAGTCCATCCGCACCGACCCGGTGTGA
- a CDS encoding NmrA/HSCARG family protein — protein sequence MPEHPILVLAATGGQGRAVSTALLERGAPLRALVRNPASSGARALAAAGADVVTGSLDSRDSLVAAMRDVTAVFAMTTPFEGGIDEEIAQGRTIAAAAEEADVPHLVFSSVAGADTDSGVPHFQSKAVIEAELAAGSVPHTVLGPTYFYDNALGGADRIRTDGVLDLPLPPDRPLQQLDRRDLGAFAALVLLSPERFADRRIELASDAPTPAAMAAALTDALGSPVRHEQTPLDAVDNPDMHAMWQFLGGPGYQVDVARLHADFPEVPWTPFTDWAADTFGTTAS from the coding sequence ATGCCCGAGCACCCGATTCTCGTTCTGGCCGCCACCGGTGGCCAGGGCCGCGCGGTGAGCACGGCGCTGCTCGAGCGCGGGGCCCCGCTGCGCGCCCTGGTGCGCAACCCGGCGTCGTCCGGCGCCCGCGCCCTGGCCGCGGCCGGCGCCGACGTCGTGACCGGATCCCTCGATTCCCGCGACTCGCTGGTGGCGGCGATGCGGGACGTCACGGCCGTCTTCGCGATGACGACTCCGTTCGAGGGCGGCATCGACGAGGAGATCGCGCAGGGCCGCACCATCGCGGCGGCCGCCGAGGAGGCCGACGTACCGCACCTGGTGTTCAGTTCCGTCGCCGGCGCCGACACCGACAGCGGCGTTCCGCACTTCCAGAGCAAGGCCGTCATCGAGGCGGAGTTGGCGGCCGGCTCGGTACCGCACACCGTCCTCGGCCCCACGTATTTCTACGACAACGCACTCGGCGGCGCCGACCGGATCCGCACCGACGGCGTGCTGGATCTGCCGCTGCCGCCGGACCGCCCCCTGCAGCAGCTCGATCGCCGCGATCTCGGCGCGTTCGCGGCACTGGTTCTGCTCTCCCCGGAGCGCTTCGCGGACCGACGGATCGAATTGGCCAGCGACGCACCCACTCCCGCGGCGATGGCCGCCGCCCTCACGGATGCGCTCGGCTCCCCCGTTCGGCACGAGCAGACCCCGCTGGACGCCGTCGACAACCCCGACATGCACGCGATGTGGCAGTTCCTGGGCGGCCCGGGCTACCAGGTGGACGTGGCGCGGCTGCACGCCGACTTCCCCGAGGTGCCGTGGACGCCGTTCACCGACTGGGCCGCGGACACCTTCGGGACGACGGCGTCCTGA